The following are encoded together in the Lactuca sativa cultivar Salinas chromosome 1, Lsat_Salinas_v11, whole genome shotgun sequence genome:
- the LOC128127057 gene encoding cytochrome P450 81D1-like, whose amino-acid sequence MSLLLNNPSVLKKAHDEIDNHVGQDRCVEESDMVNLPYLASIIKETLRMYPAGPLLPHESSKDCMLSGPERFEGVEVYGDGFKLLPFGFGRRSCPGENMAMRMVGLALGSLIQCFEWGRTSEVEVDMNGGTGFTLAKAIHLVAMCQPRPIMLNLLSQL is encoded by the exons ATGTCTCTTTTACTGAACAATCCAAGTGTTCTAAAGAAGGCACATGATGAGATCGACAATCATGTTGGACAAGATCGTTGTGTTGAGGAATCAGACATGGTTAACCTACCTTATCTTGCATCTATAATAAAGGAGACTTTGCGGATGTACCCCGCTGGACCTCTTCTTCCTCATGAGTCATCAAAAGATTGCATGCTTAGCGG GCCAGAGAGGTTTGAAGGGGTAGAAGTCTATGGAGATGGTTTCAAGTTATTGCCATTTGGATTTGGAAGGAGAAGTTGTCCGGGAGAAAACATGGCAATGCGAATGGTTGGATTGGCATTAGGGTCTCTTATACAGTGCTTCGAATGGGGAAGAACAAGTGAGGTCGAGGTTGACATGAATGGAGGAACTGGATTTACTTTGGCAAAGGCTATACATTTGGTTGCAATGTGCCAACCACGTCCTATAATGTTGAATCTACTATCGCAGTTATGA